The window TACCGTCCGCGCGCGCTCGGTGGCGAACGCGAGGTGCAGGCGCGCCTCGAGCGCATCCGGCGCATCACGCGCGGTGACGGACCGAAACGGACCTGATCTCGCGACCGTCCGCCGCCGGGCGTAGGGTGACCGCTCGTGGCCGGACTCCGTCAACTCTTCGCCGACACGCGCCCCCTGCGCGTCCCGGCGTTCCGCAGGCTGTGGCTCGCGAACATCGTGACCGTGATCGGCGCCCAATTGACGGTCGTCACGATCCCGGCGCAGATCTACGCCGACACCGGATCGTCCGCGTACGTCGGTCTCACCGGACTGTTCGGTCTCGTGCCGCTCATCGTGTTCGGCCTCTGGGGCGGTGCCCTGGCGGATGCGCTCGACCGGCGCGTGCTCCTCGTCGTCACGACGGGCGGGCTCATCGTGACGAGCGGTCTGCTGTGGGCGCAGGCCGCGGCCGGTTCGACCGACGTGTGGCTGCTCCTCGGCCTGTTCGCCCTGCAGCAGTCGTTCTTCGCGATCGACCAGCCGACCCGGAGCGCCGTGATCCCGCGCCTCGTGCCCGCCGAGCAGCTGCCCGCCGCGAACGCCCTGCAGATGACCGTCGTCCAGGCGGGGGCGATCGCGGGACCGCTCGTCGGCGGCGTGCTGATCCCCTTCATCGGCTTCTCGTGGCTCTATCTCGTCGACACGCTGTGCCTGTTCGCGACGCTCGTGGCCGTGCTGCGGCTGCCGTCGCTGCGCGTGGAGGGGAACGTGCAGGCGCCCGGTCTGCGCTCGGTGATCGACGGGTTCCGGTACCTGCGCCTCCACCCCGTGCTGCTCATGTCGTTCGTCGTCGACATCATCGCGATGCTGTTCGGGATGCCGCGCGCACTCTTCCCCGAGATCGCGCACACGTCGTTCGGGGGCGAGAGCGCGGGCGGCCTCGCGTTCGCCGCGCTCTCCGCCGCGATCCCCGCGGGCGCCGTGCTCGGGGGCATCTTCTCCGGCTGGGTCTCGCGCGTGCGACGCCAGGGCGTCGCGGTCGTGTCGGCGATCGTCGTGTGGGGGCTCGCGGTCGTCGCGTTCGGGATCGCCGCCGGGTTCGGGGGCGGTGTGGCGGGCACCATGCTCGTCGTCGCGGTCCTCGCACTCATGGTGGGCGGTGCGGCCGACATGGCGAGCGCCGCGTTCCGGACGAGCATGCTCCAGAGCGCGGCCGAGGACGCCGTGCGCGGTCGCCTGCAGGGCATCTTCATCGTCGTCGTTGCCGGTGGGCCCCGCCTCGCGGACACCCTGCACGGCGGCGCGGCCTCGGTCGTCGGTGCCGCGCCGGCCGCGGCGGGCGGCGGTGTGCTCGTGATCGTCGTGACGATCGTCGCCGTGCTCCTCGTTCCGTCGTTCCTCCGATACCGCGTCGAGTGAGCTGCCCGAGCGCGCCGAACGTGCTAGTCTCGTTCGGTCCGTCTCCCGGATCGTCGTGCGGCTGCGCGCTCGGGAGGACGACGGAGGCCTGTAGCCGGCCCGTCCCGGACACCCATCGAGTTCGACGCCTCGGAGAAAAGGAAGAGGCGGAGAGCATCACTGTCTGCGCGCTCACGCGCGCCTGAACTCAACTCCGGAAGGAACGACGTGTCCAAGACGTCCCGTACCCGCTCGAAGGTGCGCCAGTCGCGCGCCCTCGGCATCGCACTGACCCCGAAGGCCGCCCGCGCACTCGAGAAGCGTCCCTACGCCCCGGGCGAGCACGGCCGCACGCGCCGCAAGACCGACTCCGACTACGCGGTCCGACTCCGCGAGAAGCAGCGTCTGCGGGCGCAGTACGGTCTGCGCGAGAAGCAGCTCCGCATCGTGTTCGAGGAGGCCCGCCGCCTGCCCGGACTGACCGGTGAGAACCTCGTCGAGCTGCTCGAGCAGCGCCTCGACGCGCTCGTGCTCCGCGCCGGATTCGCGCGCACCACGGCACAGGCGCGCCAGATGGTCGTGCACCGCCACATCCTCGTCGACGGCAAGATCGTCGACCGCCCGAGCTTCCGCGTGAAGCCGGGTCAGACCATCGGCGTCAAGCAGCGCTCCGAGGGCACCGAGCCCTTCCAGGTCGCCGCGGCCGGTGGCCACGCCGAGGTCCTGCCCAAGACGCCGGGCTACCTCGTCGTCGACCTGCCCACGCTGCAGGCCAAGCTCGACCGTCGCCCGAAGCGCGCCGAGGTCCCCGTGACCTGTGAGGTCCAGCTCGTCGTCGAGTACTACGCAGCTCGCTAGTCCGGCCGACGCTACGATTGGGGCGGGTCATCGCACGATGACCCGCCCCTCGTGGCCTCCCACCGGGTCCGAGACCACCCATCGATCGAAACGAGGTTCGCCATGACCGGAGGAGACGTCGCCGGGCTCATCGCCGCGGGCGTGTTCCTGCTGCTCACCGCCCTGCTCGCCGTGCCGCTCATCAAGCTGGGTGGCGTGTTCGACGAGCTCCGCGCGGGCATCCGCGAGTCGGTCGACGCGATCACGCCCACGCTCGCCGAGACGCAGGTGACCGTGCTGGAGGCGAACAAGCAGCTCGCGAAGATCGACACGATCACGACCGACGTCGCCGACACGACGACGAACGTCTCGAGCCTCGTCTCGCTCACGGCGGCGACCGTCGGTGGTCCGCTCATCAAGATCGCCGGCTTCTCGGCCGCCGCGCGCGCCGCGTTCCGCAGCCTCCGCGGGGTCCGCAAGTGAGCGTCGTCCGGGGAACCCTCCTCGTGATCGGCGGCGTCGCCGCCGGCTTCGCGCTCGCCCACCTCGTCAACTCCACCGAGCGGGGCGGTGCCGCCTTCGCCGACCTGAACGCGAAGATCGACGCGTTCCGCGAGGCGGTGCGCGACGGCTACGACGCCCGCACCCAGGAACTGCTCGCCGCGGTCGAGCGCACCCCCGTTCCCGGCGACCGCTGACGCGTCCGTCGCGTCCGTCGCGTCCGTCGCGTCCGCGAACCGAATCCTTCCGAGAGGCCAGAACCCCAGTCATGCAGACCGCCGAGATCCGCCGCCGATTCCTCGACTACTTCGAGCGGCGCGGTCACCAGGTCGTCCCCTCCGCGTCACTCGTGAGCGACGACCCCACCATCCTCTTCACGATCGCGGGCATGGTCCCGTTCATCCCGTACTTCACGGGCGTCGTCCCCGCGCCGTTCCCGCGCGCCACGAGCGTGCAGAAGTGCATCCGGACGCTCGACATCGAAGAGGTCGGCAAGACGCCGCGGCACGGCACGTTCTTCCAGATGTGCGGCAACTTCTCGTTCGGCGACTACTTCAAGCGCGGCGCGATCGAGTTCGCGTGGGAGCTGCTCACGACCCCCGAGGACGAGGGCGGCCTCGGCTTCGACCCCGACGACCTGTGGGTGACCGTCTACGAGGACGACGACGAGGCACGCACGGTGTGGGAGGACGTCATCGGCCTGCCGCACGATCGGGTGCAAGGGCTCGGCATGGGCACGAACTTCTGGTCCGCGGGCGCTGCGGGCAGCCCCGCGGGGCCGTGCTCCGAGATCTTCTTCGACCGGGGCCCCGCCTACGGTATCGAGGGCGGTCCCGCGACGGACGACGACCGCTACGTGGAGATCTGGAACCTCGTCTTCATGCAGTACGAACGCGGCGCGGGGACGTCGAAGGACGACTTCGAACTCGTCCGCGAGCTGCCGAAGAAGAACATCGACACGGGCATGGGGCTCGAGCGCATCGCGTTCCTCAAGCAGGGCGTCGAGAACATGTACGAGATCGACCAGGTGCGGCCCGCGCTCGACGCGGCGGCCTCGCTCGCGGGGACGACGTACGGTGCGGACCACGAGGACGACGTCCGGCTGCGCGTCATCGCGGACCACGTGCGCTCGTCGCTCATGCTCATGTCGGACGGCGTGCAGCCCGGCAACGAGGGCCGCGGGTACATCCTCCGCCGCCTGCTGCGTCGCGTCGTCCGCGCGATGCGCCTCCTCGGCTACGACGCGCCGAGCTTCCCCGTGCTGTTCCCCGCGTCGCGTGACGCCATGAAGGACGCCTACCCCGAGGTCGTCGCGGACTTCGACCGCATCTCCCGGCTCGCCTACGCCGAGGAGGAGACCTTCCGGCGCACGCTCGCGCAGGGCACCGTCATCCTCGACGAGGCCGTCTCCGCGACGAAGCAGGAGGGAGCGACGACGCTGTCCGGCGACACCGCG is drawn from Pseudoclavibacter chungangensis and contains these coding sequences:
- a CDS encoding MFS transporter, with protein sequence MAGLRQLFADTRPLRVPAFRRLWLANIVTVIGAQLTVVTIPAQIYADTGSSAYVGLTGLFGLVPLIVFGLWGGALADALDRRVLLVVTTGGLIVTSGLLWAQAAAGSTDVWLLLGLFALQQSFFAIDQPTRSAVIPRLVPAEQLPAANALQMTVVQAGAIAGPLVGGVLIPFIGFSWLYLVDTLCLFATLVAVLRLPSLRVEGNVQAPGLRSVIDGFRYLRLHPVLLMSFVVDIIAMLFGMPRALFPEIAHTSFGGESAGGLAFAALSAAIPAGAVLGGIFSGWVSRVRRQGVAVVSAIVVWGLAVVAFGIAAGFGGGVAGTMLVVAVLALMVGGAADMASAAFRTSMLQSAAEDAVRGRLQGIFIVVVAGGPRLADTLHGGAASVVGAAPAAAGGGVLVIVVTIVAVLLVPSFLRYRVE
- the rpsD gene encoding 30S ribosomal protein S4, which gives rise to MSKTSRTRSKVRQSRALGIALTPKAARALEKRPYAPGEHGRTRRKTDSDYAVRLREKQRLRAQYGLREKQLRIVFEEARRLPGLTGENLVELLEQRLDALVLRAGFARTTAQARQMVVHRHILVDGKIVDRPSFRVKPGQTIGVKQRSEGTEPFQVAAAGGHAEVLPKTPGYLVVDLPTLQAKLDRRPKRAEVPVTCEVQLVVEYYAAR
- a CDS encoding DUF948 domain-containing protein; translation: MTGGDVAGLIAAGVFLLLTALLAVPLIKLGGVFDELRAGIRESVDAITPTLAETQVTVLEANKQLAKIDTITTDVADTTTNVSSLVSLTAATVGGPLIKIAGFSAAARAAFRSLRGVRK